In Sulfitobacter guttiformis, the genomic stretch GATGACGCTGTCCGCTTCGTTGAGCGCCGCTGCAACACCTTCCGCCTCGATGGCAATCTGCTCGCCCTCGACCGCCATCTGCTCACCCTGCGGGCCACCAAAGCCACCGAGAATAACGCTGACGAAGGAGCGGTTCATCGCCTTGCACATAATGTAGGACAAGATTGCACCAGATGAGCCAACCAGCGCACCGACAACAATCAACAGATCGTTGCCGAGGCTGAAACCGATCGCCGCCGCAGCCCAACCCGAATACGAGTTCAGCATGGAGACAACCACAGGCATATCAGCGCCGCCAATGCCCATGATCAGGTGATAGCCGATGAAAAGCGCCGCCAACATCATCAGGAACAGCGGGAAGAAGCCGCCTGTGTTAAAGTACCACACCAGTGTGATGACAGAGATAGCCGCCGCCCCGATGTTCAGCATATGACCGCCCGGCAGCTTTTCTGCCGCAGACGAGACACGCCCTGCCAGCTTTCCGTAGGCGATCACGGATCCGGTAAACGTCACCGCACCGATGAATACGCCCAAAAACAGCTCGACCCGCAGAATGTTGATCTCGACCGCTGATTTCTTGGCAATCAATGCCGCGAATGTCCCCAGCGCGTAAGGATCGCCACCCGCAGCCATATAACCGGCCACACGTCCGATTTCGAAATGCGCGATCAGACCGACGAACACCGCCGCCAGACCGACGAGGCTGTGCATTGCGGCGACCAGTTCGGGCATTTGCGTCATCTGCACCTTCGTCGCCAACTGGTAGCCGATGGCACCGCCACCCGCGATCAGCAGGATCGACAAGGGCCAGTATCCCGCACCAGGTCCGATCAGCGTTGCCGCCACCGCCAGTGCCATACCAACAATACCGTACCAAACGGCACGCTTTGCACTTTCTTGTCCGCTAAGCCCGCCCAATGACAAGATAAAGAGGATAGCAGAAACGACATAAGCCGCTGTTGTGAAACCAAAATCCATTTGCTTAAGCTCCCCTTAAGATTTCTGGAACATGGCGAGCATGCGCCGTGTCACGAGGAAGCCGCCGAAGATGTTGATGCCACACATAAACACCGACAAAGCAGCAAGAATAACCACCAAAGCGGAGCCCGAGCCGATCTGCATCAGCGCCCCCAGAATGATGATCGAGGAAATCGCATTCGTTATCGCCATCAGCGGTGTGTGCAGGCTGTGCGCCACGCCCCAAATGACCTGAAAACCGATAAACACCGACAGAACGAACACGATAAAGTGCTGCATAAAGCTGGCGGGAGCGACCAGACCGACCGCCAGCAGCAATGCGCCGCCGACCCCAAGCAAGATCACCTGATTTTTTGTCTGTGCCTTGAACGCGGCCATCTCTTCGGCGCGCTTTTCTTCCGCCGTCAGCACCTTTGGGGCAGCAGGTTTGTTTTTCTGCTGCGCAATGGCGTTGATCTTGGGCGGCGGTGGCGGGAACGTGACCTCGGAGGCATGGGCAATCGTCGCGCCCCGTATAACATCGTCCTCCATATTGTGATTGATCACACCGTCTTTTTCGGGGGTCAGATCGGTCATCAGATGACGGATATTGGTGGCATAAAGGGTAGAGGCCTGCGCACCCATCCGGCTCGGGAAATCGGTGTATCCGATGATGGTCACGCCATTTTCGGTTACGATCTTCTCGTCCATGACGGTCTGCTTGCAGTTACCGCCCTTCTCTGCGGCCAGATCTACAATCACCGATCCCGGCTTCATCGCTGCAACCATATCGGCAGTCCAGATCTCCGGCGCCTCGCGGTTGGGGATAAGCGCGGTAGTGATCACGATATCAACCTCAGGCGCAAGCTCGCGGAACTTGGCCAGCTGCGCCTCGCGGAATTCGGGCGACGAAACAGAGGCGTATCCCCCTGTTACCGCCCCGTCCTGCTGTTCTTCCTCGAAATCGAGGTAGACAAACTGCGCGCCCATACTCTCGACCTGTTCGGCCACTTCGGGGCGCACGTCAAAGGCAAGCGTAATCGCGCCCAGCGCTGTCGATGTTCCGATCGCGGCAAGGCCGGCAACGCCCGCCCCCACAACCAGTACCTTGGCTGGCGGGACCTTGCCCGCCGCTGTGATCTGACCGGTAAAGAAACGGCCAAAGTTGTTGCCTGCCTCGATCACCGCACGGTAGCCCGCGATGTTCGCCATGGAGCTGAGTGCATCCATCTTCTGGGCGCGTGAAATCCGCGGGATCATCTCCATCGCGACGACAGTGGCGCCTTTCTTGGCAGCCGCCTGCATCTTGTCCTCGTCGCCCACAGGGCTGAAGAATGAAATCAGTGTCTGACTCTCGCGCAGCCGCTTCATCTCGGACGCGTCAGGCACCCGGACTTTGGCGACGATATCGGCCTCTTTCCAAAGTGCCGCTGCGGTTTTGACAACCTTCACGCCCGCACTCTCATAGGATGCGTCGTCAAAGCCTGACGCCATTCCCGCGCCTGCCTCGATTAGGCACTCATGCCCTAGTTTTTGCAATTGAAGCGCACTGTCAGGCGTCATCGCCACACGGCGCTCGCCCTCGAATACCTCTTTAGGTGTCCCGATCTTCACTCAAAATCTCCCAAATTCTTGTTTGGTGCCGAAACTGGCGTGTCGTAGATGATGCTCTGACCTACCGTGCAGACACTCGACAGACAAGCGCACGCCCCCCGTAAGATGCTATCTTGTGCACCTAATATTACGCTTTTGGAACAATTTACGGCAAATAGTTCCGCATCGCACCGTTGAAACATTATTTCACTTGCTCTTAAGCCTGCGCAACAATGCATCCAACGTCGAAATAGAATCACACGCAGAGTACCTAAATATGCTTTTCGCGACATCCGTGTGCTCGGTCGGTTTAAAGATCACCCTTCGGGAAGAAGCCGAAATTGCCATCACCGAGCCAACACGGCCGGCCTGCTTGCAAGCGACAATATAGACTGTGGATACTTGTCGGCCTGACGCAGCGTCCGCGCAGGCAAAAGCCGCTTGTTTCACGGCACACGCCCCTTCACGATGGCACTCTCAGGGAGGAGACAATTATGACATTGACCGGAAAACACGCACTTATCACTGGTGGGGGTACAGGCATTGGCCTTGCCATCGCTCATATGCTGGTGGAACGGGGCGCGCACGTCACGATCACGGGGCGCCGCATCGAGGTACTCGAAGAAGTTGCCACCGAAGGCATGACCGCCATCGCGATGGACGTGCGCAACGAGGACGATGTGGTGACCAAAATCGCCGCTGCCGTTGCTGCGCGCGGTCCGATCCAGATATGCGTACCGAACGCCGGACTGGCCACGGGAAAGGCAGCGCATAAGACCGATATGGAGTTCTGGCGGGATATGATGTCGACAAACCTCGACGGTGCATTCCTCACCATTCGCGAAAGCCTAAAGGGAATGCGCGAGACAGACTGGGGCCGCGTAATCGCCGTCTCGTCAATGGCGGGCCTCAGAGGTCTGCCCGGTGCGGCGTGCTATTCCGCATCCAAACATGGCATGATCGGTCTCATCCGCTCGCTCTCGGAGGAGTATATGGGCAAGCCATACACCTTCAATTCGCTATGCCCCGGCTATGTGGACACCCCTATCGTCACCCGCAACACGCAATCGATATCCGAGCGCGCAGGCATCTCGACAGAATCCGCCCGCGACATGATGGTGAACGCAAACCGCCACAAACGCCTGATCACAGTGGAAGAAGTGGCAGCCGCCGCTGCATGGCTTGTTGGTCCAGACAGTGGCAGCATTAATGGTCAAAGCTTGGAAATTGCCGGCGGACAGATGTAGCATCGACCACGACAAACGGCGGGGTGGCGAAAGGCCTCCCCGCCAGTGGTGACTTTATACTGCCCGCGCAATCGCTGCAGGACGTATTCCAGCCGCCCAATCGCGCGCCGCAGCGCCGAACGCTTGAAACAAGGGGCGCGATACCGGATCCTTCGCAGCGGCATATTCGGGATGCCACTGCACAGCGAGTGTAAATCCCGGCGCCCCGTCAACATATATAGCCTCCGGCGTGCCGTCTTCGGCAACGCCGTCGATCACAATACGCGGCCCTGCATTTTTGATCCCCTGCCCATGCAGCGTGTTCGTGCGTACGACTTCCGTACCCATCATACGGTGGAACACACCACCCGCAGTGAACCGGACGTCATGGCGAAGCTCGAACTTTTCTTCCGTCGTGCCATCGGGCGGCATGCGGTGGTTCATCCGCCCCGGCAAATCGCGAATTTCGGGATAGAGCGTACCGCCCATCGCCACATTCACTTCCTGAAAGCCCCTGCAAATTCCGAATACAGGTTGCCCTGTCGCCACGCAGGCCCGCGTCAGTTCCAGCGCTACGGCGTCGCGTGCACGGTCAAACGCGCCATGCGCCGGTGTTTCCTCTTCGCCGTATTCCTCGGGATGCACATTAGGCCGACCACCCGTGAGCAGGAAACCGTCGCAGCACGCCATCAACTCAGGTACCGATACCAGCGCAGGATCAGACGGCACAAGAATCGGCATACAGCCTGCAACCTCCGCAATCGCCTGTGAATTCATGATACCACCGGCATGGACAGCATACTGGTCATTCAAAAGATAGCTGTTGCCAATGATCCCGATAACAGGCCGACCCATACGCATAAACTCCCTATTGAGGTGGATTTCGCAAAGCCTACCTTGGACGAAGACATCCCTCAACACCGCAATGACAAAATATGCACCGTAAAGGGCGGCCCCGCCTTTTAATCAGGCAAATGTTACCCCTCGCCGTTCAACTTTGCCGCCTCGATACCGGCCATGGCTGCAATCAAATCATTATCGGATGTATCGCCTGTTACGCCAACGGCACCAATTACTGCACCCTTGGCAGAGCGCAGCAGGACACCGCCAGGTACCGGCACGACCTGACCGCCGAACAACCCGTTCACCGCGCCCATGAAATATGCCTGCGCCTCGGCCCGCGCCATCTGCGCTGTGCCTCCCATGCCCAACATCACCGCGCCATACGCTTTTCCGTGCGCAATCGCGAACCGCCCTGGCGAGGCACCGTCCTGACGCTCGAACGCGATCACATGCCCGCCTGCATCCAGCACAACGACCGACAAAGGCTTGAGGCCGAGTTCATTCCCTTTTTCAAGTGTCTTGCGGATCACAACCCGCGCCTTGCTCAATCCTACAGTCATATCTTGCTCACTCTTCATTTTTTAAAAATCTTCGGGAGTTCGTGGCGGAGGCTAGCCACTTGGACCGGCCTCCGCCCAGCAAACCTCAGCTTGCTGCTTTCAGCTCCAAGCGGCGCGCATGCAAGACCGGTTCGGTATAGCCGGAAGGTTGGGACGCACCCAACAGCACCAGATCACAGGCCGCCTGAAACGCGATCCCGTCAAAGCCGGGTGCCATCGGCTTGTACGCGGTGTCCCCCTCATTCTGGCGGTCCACTACGGCCGCCATCTTGCGCAGCCCTGCCATCACCTGCTCTTTGCTAATCACACCATGGTGCAACCAGTTGGCCAATGCCTGCGCGGAGATGCGGCACGTCGCGCGGTCTTCCATCAGGCCCACATCATTGATGTCCGGCACTTTCGAGCAGCCAACCCCCTGATCGACCCAGCGCACCACATAGCCCAGAATGCCCTGTGCGTTGTTCTCGATCTCGCGGGTGATCTCGGCGTCGCTCAAATTGCGTCCGCCAAGTACTGGCACGGTCAACAGATCTTCAAGCGTGCCGCGCGCACCACCAGCTGCGATTTCGTCTTGCCGCGCCATTACATCAACCTCGTGGTAGTGCATGGCATGCAAAGTGGCAGCAGTGGGCGAAGGCACCCAGGCGCAGGTTGCCCCCGATTTGGGATGGCCGATCTTGGTCTCGATCATCTCTGCCATCCGGTCAGGCATCGCCCACATGCCTTTTCCGATTTGTGCGCGCCCTTTGAGGCCACAGGCCAGACCGATATCCACGTTGCGGTCTTCATAAGCACCGATCCATGCAGAGGCCTTCATATCACCCTTGGGTACCATTGGCCCTGCATGCATCGACGTGTGGATTTCGTCGCCTGTGCGGTCCAGAAATCCGGTGTTAATAAATGCCACGCGCGACTTAGCCGCGCGAATGCACTCACCCAGATTCACTGACGTACGGCGCTCTTCGTCCATGATGCCCAATTTGACCGTATTGGCGGGCAGGCCCAGAGCGGCCTCGACATGCGTGAAAATCTCGTCGGCAAAAGCCACTTCGTCTGGTCCGTGCATCTTCGGTTTTACCACGTAGACGGAACCGGTGAGCGAGTTGCCCCCTTCGCGGGCGAAATCATGCATCGCGATGAGCGTGGTGATCATGGCGTCCATCAAACCTTCGCCAACTTCCAGACCATCACTGTCCAGCACAGCGGGGTTGGTCATCAGGTGCCCCACGTTGCGGATCAGCATAAGCGAGCGGCCTTTGAGCGTTAGTGTGCTGCCATCCGGTGCGGTATAGTCGCGGTCGGGGTTCATCACACGGGTGACAGTCTTGCCACCCTTCTCGAAGCTCTCCTTCAAATCACCACGCATCAATCCCAGCCAGTTGGCATAGGCAACCACTTTATCTTCGGCATCCACCGCCGCAACGCTGTCTTCACAATCCATGATCGTGCTCAGCGCCGATTCCATCACGACATCCGCCACATGTGCAGGATCGCTTTTGCCAATCGGGTGATCGGCATCAATCACGATCTCGATGTGCAATGCGTTATTCTTGAGCAATACGGCCGTAGGCGCCTCAGCCGAGCCTTTGTAACCCGCAAACTGCGCTGGATCGGCCAGCCCAATCGCATGATGCACAGGCGGCGCAATCCCCGCACTGTCGGTCGTTCCGACCGAACGATGATCCGAACTGTTAAGCATCAACCCTTCAAGGACGCCATCTACAACACGGTAGCCTACCAGCTGCGTATGGCTGCCCGACACCAGCGGCGCCGCCTCGTCGAGAAACGCCTTTGCCCGTGCCACAACCCGCGCGCCGCGTGCAGCATCATATCCCTTGGCTGTCGGCAAATCGCCCAGCGCATCGGTCCCGTAAAATGCATCATAGAGCGAGCCCCAGCGCGCATTTGCGGCGTTCAGTGCAAAGCGGGCATTTGTGATCGGTACAACCAACTGCGGGCCAGGCGTCGACGCAATTTCGATGTCTACATTTGTTGTCTCGATCTGAAAGGGCGCACCCTCTGGCACCAGATACCCAATCTCGCGCAAAAAGGCGGTGTATTCCGCAGCATCATGGGGCTGGCCCTGACGCGCATCATGCCACGCATCAATTTTGCCTTGGATCTCGCTACGCTTGTCCAGCAATGCGCGATTCTTCGGCCCCATGCCGTGGACCAACTCCGAAAAACCGCTCCAGAAAGAATCTGCACTTACATCAAGTCCGTCCAGCGCGTGATTTTCAATAAATTCAACCAGTTGTTGGTCTACCTGCAGTCCGTTGCGGTCCAGTCTTTGCATGATCTCTCTCCCTGTGCGCGGCACATTAGTTTCCGATAGGAAAATACGTTCGGGCAAGGGTTAGTGACAAGAGCAATGCGTCGCAAGAGGTTTTGGTAAAATTACCTTACCAATTAGCGTGAATTTCAGCGTGCCTTGGGCCTCTCCCGCTTGCAGCGCTCGGAGCAATAGCGCACCTCGTCCCAAACCGCTTCCCATTTCTTGCGCCACGCAAAGGGCTTGTTACAGGTCGCGCAGACCTTTTGCGGAAGATCGGATTTTTTTACGTGCTTAGCCATAGCCGGGAAGTAGAACTGCCTCACGCATAAAAAAGGGCGCCGCAAGGGCGCCCGACAACAAATTTTTAATATGCCCACTCTAAAGTGTTCATCACTCGGTCGCGGCAGGCGTCTCGCTGTTGTTTGTGCCCGGTGAGTAGGTATCGGTTTCGGCTGCAGTTGCCGTAGACTTGGATTCGTCAGCGTTTGTTACAGCCTCGCCATCACCGGCGTTTATCATGTTAAAGCCCAGCAACAAAATCATCATCAGTGCACCGAACGCCATTGCTCCCTTAATCCCCCACAAGGAGGGGCGGTGCTTCTTCTCTTGACGGTCGAGGTTTGTGTCGGGTGCAGACATCGGGTGTACTCCTTGATTGCTTTATCCCCGGCCTTGCGGACGGGGTGTTGGGTAATTAACGTACAAGAACCCCGATGGTTCCCCCAAACCATTGCTGGGTCCGCCCAATTCGTTTCAGGAGCCCCTATGCGCGATGCAGCCCCCCAAACCATCTACCTCAAAGATTACACCGCATTCGGCTGGCAGATTAATCACGTAGCACTCCATTTCGTCCTCGATCCGCATAAGACGCGCGTGCGCAGCAAAATTGAGTTCGTTCCCAATGCCGACGCACCCGCACAGCGGTTTTTCCTCCACGGTGAGGCGCTTAATCTTGTATGGGCCCGTATCGACGGGCAAGACATCAACGTCACGCTCACACACGAAGGACTTACCTGCGATGTGCCAACTGGCCCATTTGTGTGGGAGTCAGAGGTCGAGATCGACCCGAAAGGCAATACGGCACTAGAAGGTCTTTATATGTCGAATGACATGTACTGTACCCAGTGCGAGGCTGAGGGGTTTCGCAAAATCACCTACTATCCCGACCGTCCGGACGTGATGGCGGTATTTACGGTGACTATCGATGGTCCTCATCCGGTATTGCTGTCCAACGGCAATCCTGTGAGCGCATCCAAAGACTACGCTGAATGGCATGACCCCTGGCCGAAACCGGCTTACCTCTTTGCGCTCGTCGCAGGTGATCTGGTCGCACACCCAGGCAGCTTCACCACCAAAAGCGGACGCAATGTTGACCTCAACCTATATGTTCGACCCGGAGACGAGGGCAAATGCGCCTTCGGGATGCAGGCGCTCAAGGATTCAATGAAATGGGACGAGGACGTCTATGGCCGTGAATACGATCTGGACCTGTTCAATATCGTTGCCGTCGATGATTTCAATATGGGCGCGATGGAGAACAAGGGCTTGAACATTTTCAACTCCTCCGCAGTGCTGGCCTCTCAGGCGACCTCGACAGATACAAATTTCGAGCGGATCGAGGCAATTATCGCGCATGAGTATTTCCACAACTGGACCGGAAACCGCATCACCTGCCGTGACTGGTTTCAACTGTGCCTAAAAGAAGGGCTGACCGTCTTCCGCGACAGCCAGTTCACCAGCGATATGCGAAGCGCAGAGGTCAAACGCATCGAGGATGTGATTGACCTGCGTGGACGCCAGTTTGCAGAGGACCAAGGCCCACTAGCCCATCCAGTTCGACCAGAGAGCTTTCAGGAAATCAACAACTTCTACACCGCCACAATCTACGAAAAAGGCGCAGAGGTCATCCGCATGCTCAAAACACTGGTCGGTGATGCGGCCTATGCGCAGGCTGTTACGCTCTATTTTGACCGCCATGATGGCGATGCCGCCACAATCGAGGACTGGTTGAAAGTTTTCGAGGACACCACCGGTCGTGACCTTGCACAGTTCAAACGCTGGTATTCGCAAGCGGGTACACCACGCCTAAAGGTAACAGAAGAGTGGCAGGGCGACACCCTGATATTGACGGTCACCCAGTCTACACCGCCCAGCGCCTCCACGCCCGATCCTCAGCCCTTCGTGATCCCCATCGCTGTGGGCCTCATCGGTGCGGATGGCACAGAAATTCAGGCCACAACCGTTCTGGAAATGACGCAAGCGACACAGAGCTTCAGCTTTACGGGGCTGGCGGGACGGCCCGCGGCCTCTATCTTACGGGGCTTTTCGGCACCTGTGGTGCTCGATCATGCCGCCGATCATGCACATCTGCTGGCCTATGATACCGACCCGTTCAATCGCTGGGAAGCGGGCCGCACGCTTGCGCGCAACACGCTTTTGGGCATGATACTCAAAGGAACGCGCCCGGACCCTGCGTTCCTGCGCGGCCTGCGCGCCGTTGTGACCGATGATTTGCTCGACCCGGCCTATCGCCGCTTGATGATGGCCCTGCCCGCCCAATCGGATCTGGCCACAGCACTGCATGATGCCGGCCATGTGCCCGAGCCTGACATCATCCATGCAGCGTTGGAGGCACTGCGCGATGCGGTGGCGCGGGAACTGGCCGATGTGCTGCCGGCACTTTACGCTGACAATCAGGTCACCGCGCCCTACGCGCCCGACGCAACACAAGCGGGTCAACGCGCGCTCGGAAACTCCGCCCTTTCCCTGCTCACCCGCAGTGATGGCGGCAAGCTGGCGCAAGCGCAGTATGACAATGCCGACAACATGACCCAACAACTCGCCGCGCTGGCAAATCTGATCCGCGCCGGACGAGGCGAGGCCGCCCTCAACGCGTTCGAGCTGCAATGGAAAGACGACCGTCTGGTGATGGATAAATGGTTTGGCCTCCAAGTGATTGAGGCGGATCCAGAAGACGCCCATGAGGTAGCCGAAGGTCTGACAGGCCATCCTGATTTCAAATGGAAGAACCCCAACCGGTTTCGCGCTGTCTTCGGATCGCTAATTATGAACCATGCAGGTTTTCACCATGCCTCTGGCGCGGGCTACAAGCTGCTGGCCGACTGGCTTATAAAACTTGATCCCGTGAACCCGCAAACAACTGCGCGCATGTGCTCTGCCTTTCAGACATGGAAGCGTTATGACAATGACAGGCAAGCTCTTATTAAAAAACAATTAAATCGCATACTTTCCACTCCTGATCTCAGCCGCGACACCACCGAAATGATCAGCAGAATCGTGCAGGCCTGAACGAAGAGTTGACCGCGATGTTCGAATTTATCCTCCTGCTGGGCGTACTAGGGCTCGCCGCTTACGCCTACCGCCGCTTTGGCCGCAGCTCACTTGGTGGTGGTGGGGGTATGACTGCCCCCGCCCCTGTGCGTGCCGCTGCGCGCCGTCTCGGCTACCGCGTGCAGCCTAACGGCCATATCACACAATCAATCCATACGCCCGAGCTGTGCATTGCGGCGCTAGCAACCGCCTTTTCCCAGATGGATAAGCGTGAACATCTTCCCGAAGGCGTAATCGCGGCCTCGCTGGAAAAGCGCCTGAATGTCGAGGCACGGGAGGCCGGCGATCTGGCGATGCTCGGAACTTGGTTGGTCACCCAAAGCGGCGGCGCGTCACCCGCATTCCAACTCCTAGCCAAACGGCTCAAGCAGCTTGACCATGGTCCCGACTTTGACAAGCTCATGCGCGTGCTGGGCCATATTACCGCAGCGGGCAGCAAGGGAATGGCCAGTGCCCCGCAGGCAGATGCCCTTGGCGCATTGGCAAGCATTTTCCGCACCGCATGAGCAGCCTTCCCTATACCTTTCGCAGTTCGGGCCGAAGGCCGTCAACAGCCCTCGCGGTAGTGACAATCTGGGCACTGATATTCGCGGCTTACGCACTGCTGGATGCGTCACCTGCAATCCTTGCGGTCGTTGGGGCATTCACGCTCCCCGCCCTTTATGATCTGGTGCGCGATCCGCAGAGTAGCCTCACCCTCGACACGCAGACCCTGCGGTGGGTAAGCGGCAGACAGGAGGCCGAAATCGCGCTGGCAGAAATTGACCATTTGCGTTTTGATACGCGCCTTGACCTGTCAGTACGCCTGACGGTCGTGCGCCCGTCAGGCATTAAAATCCGCATACCCTACCCTGCGACACCACCCCACACACTGTTCGAGGCTGTCGCGCAGGACGCAGGCGTGACGACCCGAAGATACCATTTCACTCTGATCGGTTAGGGACGCGCTTTTGGGCGGATTGCATCCGCACCGACGCAGTAATTCTGCCGCTTGAGCCATGTCGCCATTTCGTTTCGTTTGGCTGGATTGCGCATCGGCCCCCAATCCGCCGACACACCACGCCATCGGCTGTCATAGCCGTGGATCACGCCGTCCCGTGGAACTGTGCGTGCCATAATCCGGACTGCACAACTCAGGTTTGCGGCGCCGTTCTTGAGTGCCTCGCCGGTGCCCACATTGCATTTATAACTGCGCGCCGTGGCAGGCAGGATTTGCAGCAGGCCAAACCATTGCCCGCTCCCGCCCACGGCCCAGGGCTTGTAGGTACTCTCGTACTTGGCCAGCGCCGACATGTATCCCACCCAAAATGCGCTGCGCCGCATAGCGTCATTCGCGCTGTATGCAGGGCACCAGTCCGCAATGTCACGTGGCACCATCTCGACCAGCGGTCTACCGTGATCCTTGAGCGCGGACATCGCCGCACGTGTCCACAGGGCGTTGCCCTTCATATGCTGCCAGCGTGTGCGCGGCACATAGCCGCTGCGCGCAGGGGGGCGTGCGGCGATGGCACTGCCGTTGAGAATGGGCGCATTCGCCGTTGATACAGCAACCGGTGCCGCCACACTGCGCGGCAGATACGGGCCAGTTTGCGAAGTGTCCGGCAGCACAGCGGCTATTTCCGGCATCCCTTTGACAGGCGGTCGCAGTACGTCATCCGTTTGGGCGAATCCTCCACCGGCCCAGAGACCCAGCATCAATGCCAACACCCCGGTTCCCGATGCGACGCCCCTATAATTCACTCTGTTCATAGGACGCAGTATGATCCGCCGTTTTCTATGCTGACAAGCATAATAACCCAGCATTGTTTGCCGAAGTGAAACACTCTGCCGTGCTTGACGGTAATTCCCCCAAGACCTGCAACAATCTGCCGCATTTGAGGTCATCCTGCACGTTAACGCCCAGCGAATATCGCGACATCAACGTTCCACTGCCACGATCGCGCCCCAATGCTGGGCGAAAAACAATCACAACAATACGCCCTTCCATCGTCGCCGCGCTTTTCAGCTTTTGGAATCCTTTATGACGCATCTGGCATCTCTCGTTCGCAAACTTTCCGGCCTGCGCCTCCGGTCGCAGACAGTGGCCGCGCCTGCACTCAGCGAAAAAACCACTGTTGGGAATGCCGACGCCGCGCCGGCAATCGCCAATACCGCTTTGGCGAAAAATGCATCACAGGCGCAGACTGCCGCCGACAAGGCACACGCGCCCTCTCCCTTCCGCAAGAAACGCGATACAAGCACATTAAAGGAGGCAAAGGGTCTCCGCAGGAGTGCCAAAGTTACAAAAATCCATCGTGTTGCTGATACCGGAACGACAACCCAAAACGAGCCGCAACATCACATCGTGGTGAACGGTCATAATGCGCAGAGAACCGCACACATTGGCGGCGCTTGCAAAAACCTTCACAACCTTAGCATTCCGTGCCCCGATCCAACACGGGAAGAGCGTATTCGCGACGCCCACCAGAACCGCGCGTTGAAACTGGTCCGGCAGGAAGACTGGGACAAGCTGATCGCGATGATCACCACCGCAGACCGCGACCGTTCCCTGACCGATGGCGGTATGTCCGTTGCCGAACTGATGGCATTTGGCGCACGCGCTGATGTGGTTCTGGCGGTAGAGCATGCGCTGGTCGACCGAACCCCGGAGCATGACGCCCCCATGTTGCGCGGGATTGAAGCGCTCGAATATGTGTTGGCGGAATATCCTGACAATTATGTGATCGGATGTATCGTTGCACAGGCGCATATCGACATCGCATGGGCCTGGCGCGGCGTCGGCTGGGACGTGGAGATCGCCCCGCGCAACCGCGAAGCATTCGATGCGCATTTCGCCCGTGCCCGTGACATCGTGGTCTCTTTCAAAAATATGCCAGAAAACTCGGCCTTGCTGGCAAGTACGGCATGCGCGTTACTTCGTGGCGATAATTACAGCACTGAATCTGTTGCAGACCGGTATCAGGCACTAATTGATCTTAATCCGAAAAACATCAGCTCACTGAGGGCCCTCGGCACGCATATGTTGCCACGCTGGTACGGATCCTAT encodes the following:
- a CDS encoding Re/Si-specific NAD(P)(+) transhydrogenase subunit alpha, whose amino-acid sequence is MKIGTPKEVFEGERRVAMTPDSALQLQKLGHECLIEAGAGMASGFDDASYESAGVKVVKTAAALWKEADIVAKVRVPDASEMKRLRESQTLISFFSPVGDEDKMQAAAKKGATVVAMEMIPRISRAQKMDALSSMANIAGYRAVIEAGNNFGRFFTGQITAAGKVPPAKVLVVGAGVAGLAAIGTSTALGAITLAFDVRPEVAEQVESMGAQFVYLDFEEEQQDGAVTGGYASVSSPEFREAQLAKFRELAPEVDIVITTALIPNREAPEIWTADMVAAMKPGSVIVDLAAEKGGNCKQTVMDEKIVTENGVTIIGYTDFPSRMGAQASTLYATNIRHLMTDLTPEKDGVINHNMEDDVIRGATIAHASEVTFPPPPPKINAIAQQKNKPAAPKVLTAEEKRAEEMAAFKAQTKNQVILLGVGGALLLAVGLVAPASFMQHFIVFVLSVFIGFQVIWGVAHSLHTPLMAITNAISSIIILGALMQIGSGSALVVILAALSVFMCGINIFGGFLVTRRMLAMFQKS
- a CDS encoding GlcG/HbpS family heme-binding protein, whose product is MTVGLSKARVVIRKTLEKGNELGLKPLSVVVLDAGGHVIAFERQDGASPGRFAIAHGKAYGAVMLGMGGTAQMARAEAQAYFMGAVNGLFGGQVVPVPGGVLLRSAKGAVIGAVGVTGDTSDNDLIAAMAGIEAAKLNGEG
- a CDS encoding gamma-glutamyl-gamma-aminobutyrate hydrolase family protein, giving the protein MGRPVIGIIGNSYLLNDQYAVHAGGIMNSQAIAEVAGCMPILVPSDPALVSVPELMACCDGFLLTGGRPNVHPEEYGEEETPAHGAFDRARDAVALELTRACVATGQPVFGICRGFQEVNVAMGGTLYPEIRDLPGRMNHRMPPDGTTEEKFELRHDVRFTAGGVFHRMMGTEVVRTNTLHGQGIKNAGPRIVIDGVAEDGTPEAIYVDGAPGFTLAVQWHPEYAAAKDPVSRPLFQAFGAAARDWAAGIRPAAIARAV
- a CDS encoding NAD(P)(+) transhydrogenase (Re/Si-specific) subunit beta, yielding MDFGFTTAAYVVSAILFILSLGGLSGQESAKRAVWYGIVGMALAVAATLIGPGAGYWPLSILLIAGGGAIGYQLATKVQMTQMPELVAAMHSLVGLAAVFVGLIAHFEIGRVAGYMAAGGDPYALGTFAALIAKKSAVEINILRVELFLGVFIGAVTFTGSVIAYGKLAGRVSSAAEKLPGGHMLNIGAAAISVITLVWYFNTGGFFPLFLMMLAALFIGYHLIMGIGGADMPVVVSMLNSYSGWAAAAIGFSLGNDLLIVVGALVGSSGAILSYIMCKAMNRSFVSVILGGFGGPQGEQMAVEGEQIAIEAEGVAAALNEADSVIIIPGYGMAVAQAQTGVAELVRKLRAKGKNVRFAIHPVAGRLPGHMNVLLAEAKVPYDIVMEMDEINDDFPTTDVAIVIGSNDIVNPAAQDDPNSPIAGMPVLECWKAKQVFVSKRGQGTGYSGIENPLFFKENTRMFYGDAKASLDKLLPMID
- a CDS encoding SDR family NAD(P)-dependent oxidoreductase; the encoded protein is MTLTGKHALITGGGTGIGLAIAHMLVERGAHVTITGRRIEVLEEVATEGMTAIAMDVRNEDDVVTKIAAAVAARGPIQICVPNAGLATGKAAHKTDMEFWRDMMSTNLDGAFLTIRESLKGMRETDWGRVIAVSSMAGLRGLPGAACYSASKHGMIGLIRSLSEEYMGKPYTFNSLCPGYVDTPIVTRNTQSISERAGISTESARDMMVNANRHKRLITVEEVAAAAAWLVGPDSGSINGQSLEIAGGQM